The following proteins come from a genomic window of Iamia sp. SCSIO 61187:
- a CDS encoding acyl-CoA thioesterase II encodes MDPVSFLGLEATHNPHRWYLPVIPQLCTGHQFLFGGCGLGAVIEAMERTTGRPVVWATAQYLSYARPPSVMDIDVTIPVAGRSISQARAVGHVGDTEILTVNAALGDRSIEARGQMIEMPVVPAPEECAERPHRFSGEEDTIMRRLEMRLAVGRQFAEFDGTPLPGGRSALWARVRDLPETTAAKLAVLGDYVPFGTSQALGRQVGGNSLDNTLRVVRLVPTEWVLIDIEVHAIERGFAHGLVHLWAQDGTLLATASQSTIAREWT; translated from the coding sequence ATGGACCCGGTCTCGTTCCTCGGCCTCGAGGCCACCCACAACCCGCACCGCTGGTACCTGCCGGTCATCCCCCAGCTCTGCACCGGGCACCAGTTCCTCTTCGGCGGGTGCGGGCTGGGCGCGGTCATCGAGGCGATGGAGCGCACGACGGGCCGGCCCGTGGTGTGGGCCACGGCCCAGTACCTCTCCTACGCCCGACCGCCGAGCGTGATGGACATCGACGTGACCATCCCCGTCGCCGGCCGCTCGATCAGCCAGGCCCGGGCCGTGGGCCACGTCGGCGACACCGAGATCCTCACCGTCAACGCCGCCCTGGGCGACCGGTCGATCGAGGCCCGGGGGCAGATGATCGAGATGCCGGTGGTGCCGGCCCCGGAGGAGTGCGCCGAGCGACCGCACCGCTTCTCCGGCGAGGAGGACACGATCATGCGCCGCCTCGAGATGCGCCTGGCCGTCGGCCGCCAGTTCGCCGAGTTCGACGGCACGCCGCTCCCCGGCGGTCGCTCCGCCCTGTGGGCCCGGGTGAGAGACCTGCCCGAGACCACGGCGGCGAAGCTGGCCGTGCTCGGCGACTACGTCCCGTTCGGCACCAGCCAGGCCCTGGGCCGCCAGGTCGGGGGCAACAGCCTCGACAACACCCTGCGGGTCGTGCGTCTCGTCCCGACCGAGTGGGTGCTGATCGACATCGAGGTCCACGCCATCGAGCGCGGCTTCGCCCACGGCCTCGTCCACCTCTGGGCCCAGGACGGCACCCTGCTCGCCACCGCCAGCCAGTCCACCATCGCCCGCGAGTGGACCTGA
- a CDS encoding LLM class F420-dependent oxidoreductase, whose protein sequence is MQRYGMTIPFDGLPLHAQREAIVELADRGYTDVWSSEADGADAFTPLALASVWAPTLRLGNAIVPAYTRGPATLAQCVASLADAAPGRVAIGIGSSSNVIVERWNDIPFEEPYKRVRDVVRFLRTALTGEKVKQAYDTFEVKGFKLGRVPEEQPKIMIAALREGMLRLAGREGDGAIINWLSADDVRQVAPIVHAEGEGKEVVARIFVAPTTDADTVRAMGRYAIAAYLNVPVYAAFHEWVGRGEVLAPMWDAWKAGDRKAALEAIPDEVVDQLIVHGSPEECREHIGRYVENGVTCPALAVLPFGLDPVQAARDLAPDQ, encoded by the coding sequence ATGCAGCGCTACGGCATGACCATCCCGTTCGACGGCCTCCCCCTCCACGCCCAGCGGGAGGCGATCGTCGAGCTGGCCGACCGGGGCTACACCGACGTGTGGTCGAGCGAGGCCGACGGGGCCGACGCCTTCACCCCGCTGGCCCTGGCCTCGGTGTGGGCGCCCACGCTCCGTCTGGGGAACGCCATCGTCCCCGCCTACACCCGCGGCCCCGCGACCCTCGCCCAGTGCGTCGCCTCCTTGGCCGACGCCGCCCCGGGCCGGGTCGCCATCGGGATCGGGTCCTCGTCGAACGTCATCGTCGAGCGCTGGAACGACATCCCCTTCGAGGAGCCCTACAAGCGGGTCCGCGACGTCGTCCGGTTCCTCCGCACCGCCCTCACCGGCGAGAAGGTCAAGCAGGCCTACGACACCTTCGAGGTGAAGGGGTTCAAGCTCGGGCGGGTGCCCGAGGAGCAGCCCAAGATCATGATCGCCGCCCTGCGCGAGGGGATGCTCCGCCTCGCCGGCCGCGAGGGCGACGGCGCCATCATCAACTGGCTGAGCGCCGACGACGTGCGCCAGGTCGCCCCCATCGTCCACGCCGAGGGCGAGGGCAAGGAGGTCGTGGCCCGCATCTTCGTGGCCCCGACCACCGACGCCGACACCGTCCGGGCCATGGGCCGCTACGCCATCGCCGCCTACCTCAACGTGCCCGTGTACGCCGCCTTCCACGAATGGGTCGGGCGGGGCGAGGTGCTGGCGCCGATGTGGGACGCCTGGAAGGCGGGCGACCGCAAGGCCGCGCTGGAGGCGATCCCCGACGAGGTGGTCGACCAGCTCATCGTCCACGGCTCGCCCGAGGAGTGCCGCGAGCACATCGGCCGCTACGTCGAGAACGGCGTGACCTGTCCGGCGCTGGCCGTGCTGCCCTTCGGCCTCGACCCGGTCCAGGCCGCCCGCGACCTCGCCCCCGACCAGTAG